From one Planktothrix agardhii NIES-204 genomic stretch:
- the chlI gene encoding magnesium chelatase ChlI subunit, with the protein MISTVVTPKDTQTTVNLSRRPVFPFTAIVGQEEMKLALILNTIDPKIGGVMIMGDRGTGKSTTIRALADLLPEIEVIADDPFNSHPTDADLMSDNVRERLSQHQDIPVSRKKVPMVDLPLGATEDRVCGTIDIEKALSEGVKAFEPGLLAKANRGILYVDEVNLLDDHLVDVLLDSAASGWNTVEREGISIRHPARFVLVGSGNPEEGELRPQLLDRFGMHAEIRTVKEPNLRVKIVEERTAFDQNPEVFLEKHINDQHQLQHKLVEAQTLLASVEIDYDLRVKISQVCSELDVDGLRGDIVSNRAAKALAAFEQRTEVTVDDIQRVITLCLRHRLRKDPLETIDSGFKVQKVFRQVFGLPDA; encoded by the coding sequence GTGATTTCAACTGTCGTCACGCCAAAAGATACACAAACAACGGTCAACCTGTCTCGTCGTCCTGTTTTTCCCTTCACCGCAATTGTCGGCCAGGAAGAAATGAAACTGGCTTTAATTTTAAATACTATCGATCCTAAAATCGGTGGTGTGATGATTATGGGCGATCGGGGGACGGGAAAATCCACCACTATCCGCGCCCTAGCGGACTTACTACCCGAAATTGAAGTCATCGCCGATGACCCCTTCAATAGCCATCCCACCGATGCAGACTTGATGAGTGATAACGTCCGCGAACGTCTGAGTCAACATCAGGATATTCCCGTATCTCGGAAAAAAGTCCCGATGGTAGATTTGCCTTTGGGGGCCACGGAAGACCGGGTTTGTGGTACAATTGATATTGAAAAAGCCCTATCTGAAGGGGTGAAAGCCTTTGAACCTGGACTTTTAGCCAAAGCAAATCGGGGGATTTTGTATGTGGATGAAGTCAACCTCCTCGATGATCACTTAGTTGATGTCTTGTTAGACTCGGCGGCCAGTGGTTGGAATACCGTGGAAAGGGAGGGAATTTCTATTCGTCACCCGGCGCGGTTTGTGTTAGTAGGTTCGGGAAATCCCGAAGAAGGAGAGTTACGTCCGCAATTATTAGATCGGTTTGGAATGCACGCCGAAATTAGAACCGTAAAAGAACCGAATTTACGAGTTAAAATTGTTGAAGAAAGAACCGCTTTTGATCAAAATCCTGAAGTTTTTTTAGAAAAGCATATTAACGACCAACACCAATTACAACATAAACTTGTAGAAGCTCAAACCCTTCTTGCTTCTGTAGAAATTGATTATGATTTACGAGTTAAAATTTCTCAAGTTTGTTCGGAATTAGATGTGGATGGTTTACGCGGAGATATTGTTAGTAACCGAGCGGCAAAAGCCTTAGCTGCTTTTGAACAACGAACGGAAGTAACCGTCGATGATATTCAACGGGTGATTACTTTATGTTTGCGTCATCGTTTACGCAAAGATCCTTTGGAAACAATTGATTCTGGTTTCAAAGTTCAGAAGGTTTTCCGTCAAGTTTTTGGTTTACCTGATGCCTAG